The Fusarium oxysporum f. sp. lycopersici 4287 chromosome 1, whole genome shotgun sequence DNA segment GAAAGAAGATGGCACCTTTGACCCTTCAAAGGATCTTGACAAAGTCcctcctccttggcttcGAGATGCCGGAGATCCGAACGAGTACGGGTTTTACATCTCGACCAAAGCATCCGTTGGTATCAGCATCAATGGTTACCAacttgcttcttctgatgCCAAAAACCACAGCGGCCCCTCACACCATTGGGCTCGAATTTGGAACGGCGACACAGTGATGATATGGGGCGATAGAAAGAGCACGCAGACAAAACTCGTATTTCAGTGTTTCTGGGGTGCCTCGTCACAGGCGCGTGAGGAGAACCAAGGCCTACAACTCGCATCTCCATCACTCTCCCAGAAGCTTGACGCTGCGTGTCAGAAGGCGGAGAAGCGGATCAAGGAGgtcatcgagaagaagaagattaaggaTGCAATCAACGCTGATCTACGGGAACGTACAGAAAACATTgaaagagaacaagaacGAAGTCGCGCtttcgagaagaagcgaaaagAGGCCATCGCTTATCTTGACTCTAGACAAACCCCTTTGTCGCGAATGGCTTCGCCGGCAAGCGCACCAGGAACGAGTAACTATCGTGAACCTCTGATGTTTCGCATGAGCTCTGACAACAACCTCTCGATCCAGTGACGAAGCGCAACATATATATACGATTTGCTAGAGGAGCGTGTGTATTTACTTAAGTCTCCGGTCCTTGAACTGTTGCCACGGACACGGAGTTAtgatttcttttcttttttccttgGCATTTCTGGCGGGCATATGGGCTAAGCACGAGAATTGGCTGGTACTATAGGAAACTATGAGGATGACGAACGCTACTTACAGCTAGATTCGTGATTCTTCTCGGCGAAAGGGGCTTATCTGGATGGAGATAGATCCTGCTATCATGGCATCTTGGAGGAGTATATGTGGGAAAATGCAGAACATACTAAATAGAAAATGATATATCTTGTAATTGAAGACTTTGCGCATCTCTCCTATCATACGACTGATATACCTTAGCTGTGACGGAAAATGATTGATATTCTACACGTCGAATAAGTTTGTCCGTATCTCACCATTTAAAGGCATGTGGAGAGGTCGGTTCATAATACATCAGGCATTAGGTCATTCTATTTCTAATAATACAATAGCAAGTTTTACCAAAAGAGCGCTTGTCATACAATCATAATCCTCCTTCATACAAATCATGATCATTTCTCGTAACCGAGCTTATTTCAACTTTTCATCACCCGGCCCCAGCCGTCCAGGGGTCGATGCACATGCATCCAACGTTCATACATTTTGTTCCCAAAAGGTTCATTTCCACAAATCTTCTCGTTCAGGATCTTAATCACTAGGCTCAAATGAAAGTGTGGTGATGCCTTGTGTAAGCATGCTGGTGATTATCAAGTTTTAGACAGCGATGCCGTCTATGAGAGGCTGAATGGGCAGTGTATCATGAAAAGAATTGTTCCGGATAGTTTCATCAAACTCATTGAAATCTTGACCAGAAGATacttcgtcatcttcctcgccgaCTGAAGAAGCGGCCTCTACGATAAGTTTATACTCTGTGAGGCTCGAGCGTTAGTCGATAAGATTGACAGCTTTGGTTTTGGTCAAGACTCACCAATATGGTCAGATGCAGTCTCATGGGAGTCATCAGCAGTGCTCGCCTCCTCAACTGTTGGGATAGGATCAAATGCATTCTTCCAGACAGACGTGTCCGACTGGGCAGGTGAGCATTTCTTACACGCGTGCTCTTTCTTTGGCGAATTATCAGATCTAACAGAAGAAGTGCAGTAGGAAAATTCTGGAAAGCTGTGCTGGCGAGGTGTATAATAAGGGTTGCCGCTGGCTTGACCCTCAGTCTTGTCAAAAGTTGAATCCCTGTCGATGAAACTGCACGAGTCATGATCCGTGAGTGAGGTAGTAAAAATGTTTGACGAGCACCTAGATTGCTGGGGACATGGAGTTGTCTGGCTGTCAGTGAAACTGCGAGGGCCAAATCGTTCCTAATTGTCTCTGGCAGTCTCGTTAAAGTTGTGACTTGGAGGGTATGAGCCTGCTCGATCGCCTGGGGGAACGGAAGATGacttgttctttttcttcttgaagaaggatgaaAACACGCTTCCTGAAGACATACGGGATGGGAGAGATGCAGTGGACTCCATATACTGATCATGGTAGCTGTAGTCATGAAACTTGGGGATTGGCGCCTGGAATCCTTCGTCTGTCTCATGGCGTTCATGCAAGGGGCCGTCATCTGTATACTGCTCTACGTAGGAGTACGCAGGACTTCGGAAGGAATCCCAGTCTCCACCGTTATCAAAATCTTTGCTGAAAGCACCCTGAGAGTAGCCCTTCGAAGGTGCTCCGGGCCGAAAGTCGTCTGGTGTACGCAAGTTCTCACGGTTGGGTACCGAACTATTCCTTGAAGATTGGCCATAGTGAGGATGGAGGTTCTTGTCTGTGGCCTTTCTTTCAGGCGAATAGCTGTTGTAATACGATGGCTTCTTGCGTGAGATGAGAGGGGATCCTGGGAGCCTCATTCTGATGGGAGACTCAGGCTCCGAGAACTCAGTACCGCCCTCGTGGGCCAAGGGAGTTCGAACATCAATAGACTTCTTGAATCTCACAGTCTTACTACCGGAAGACTTGGAGGAGCTTGGGTCAGACCGTTCAGAGTCAAGAGACTTCTCGCGCGGTCGATGCGGTCCCTTTTCTGTTGCATCTTGGGCTTTTCCGGAGCCGTCCGAAGATGACCGATCACTGGCCATTGCGGACTTGAGAACAAAGTCACGCGGAAGAGTTTTCCATGGCTCGTAAACCTTGTTTGCGAACTTCTGACCAGTCATTTCACCTTCATGGCTATCAATGTGAGTGTCTCCTTTGGAGTGAGCCGTCGAAACCGAGTCTTCAACATATGGTGCCTGGTAATTCCGAGGACGCTTTTCGCTCTCCTtatgaggaggaggaggaggaggagtaggaggaggaggatcaGTGTTCGTATCTCCCAATGACTTCCGCTCTGCTCGGCGGTTGGAAGACCCCGTATTTCTCGAGGGACAGTAAGAAGACTCTGGTGAAACGACGGTGGTCTCTGGGGAAATGACAGTGTCTCTGGGCTCTCGTGGTTCAGGACGCCTTCCGCGGACCTTCCCAATCGTAGGAGCCTGTTTCTTGTactcgatggcctcgtccTGGTCAAGGGATCCTTTTGGTTCTCTTTTATTACGATTGCGATGGCGATTGACAGTCAGAGAATCCATGTCATCTTCCTTTTGAATGGCAGCTCGCCTGGCTATGTGGTCCTTCAGTCTGGGGGCCTGTTACTGCATGTTAGCTGTCATCTGATGTTCACGATATTCTGTCAACATACCAGTCCAATCACAGAGTCGTCTGGCAGACTTCCATTGTAGTGGAACTCCAGGACACAGGCATCGCAATAGTTTGTGAAGATTGGCTCTCCTGGAAAGACTGGGTGCTGGGCATGAAATGTCTTGGACCTCGCGCTTCCACAATTGAAACAGAAGTGGTATTGGCGAACGACACCTCGTTTGTATTCCATCTCTCGGCAGCTCTCGCAGAGATTGATCTTAGTGGATGGTCCTGGGCCAACAGGAAACTTCTTGTGGTAGAGCGCTGAACGCATGTTTCCACACTCTGTGCAAATGTGATGGCGTTCGATGCGCTGAGGACTCACATCTCGTTGGCCACATTGCTCTCGCTTCCGGCTCTGCTGAAAGTCTTTTTCTTGTGCAGTCTTTTTATCATGGGCTGGTTGAGAGAAGCCGCTGAAAGTGGAGTTTGATACTTGTCTTGCGTGAGGCTTTTTGCTTGCTGTGATAGCCTTATTCAGGGCAAAATTAAGTCTGTCTTGAAGGCGGCGGAGGTCGCGACGCAAGATTCTGCTGTTGGGCTCCTCGGCCAAGTCAGCCATCTTGGCTTCAATATGTTTCTGTAGGCGTTGCACTTCGTTTGTCAACGGGCCGGAAAGCTTGGCGTCTCCCTGATTGCCAGGCTTTTTGTGGCGGTCACCCCTTTCCCCTGCTGAATTCAAGGTGTTTTTGAATGCCGCTGGAGGCATGGAGACTGTTGGTGCCTGATCAGATGCAGGAGTTCGTGCTGCGACAGGTTGGGTAACAGGCGCAATATACTGAGCTGGATGAGCTTGCATCAAGGTAGATGTACGGTGCGGAACGTAGTTGATCTGGTGATGATAGCACACTGGTTGCTGAGGGAAAGGTTGACACACTGGGACTCTGAGAGGCTGGCTCAAAGAAGGAATAGGAAATGATGAAGATTGTACAATATTACAATGTTGCTTCGACAAAGGAATAGGAAATTGAGGGGGAAATGTCGCAGAAGGCCGTACATGAGAAATAGGCTGTTGCTGACTATTCATGATCTCGACGGTCGATCTTCGAGAACTCGAGCGAGAACCCTGTCGACGAGACGATTTCCGAGGACTTGAGCGAGGTGATGACTTGGCGAGCTGTCGACGGTGGTGTTTCTTTCTCTTGGGGGATCTTTtggaaggatgaggagacgAATGAGGAAGTGGACGGGACGTAGAGACTCTTTCGGGTGTATCATAGCCACGTTGTTGACGCCCTCGATCATCCtcagaagacgaagaaaacGCACCCTCGGAGCCGTCTTCACTGCCATCGCCACATTCGGAATCAGGTTCAGATTCAGATACGTAGTCGAGTGCTACACTGCGAGCGCTGTTGTTCCCAGGTCCATTAACATGCAGAAATGGGAGGCCGAAGGCAGCACTCAATAGGTCGACATCATAGCCAGACCgatggcggcggcggcgaaTAGCTTTGTTAAAGATATCCATTACGCTGCAACCAGGAGAAGTCTCCtgagagagagaaaggcagTGTCCTTGATATTCGTATGCAGAAGGCGATTCGGTGGTGGCATAGAGAGTGTTTGTGGGAGGGTAGATGGGAAGGAGAGTGGACGGTTATGgtagaagaaggaagagaggtaagaagaagaggaagaaaatggTTTCCTTGAGGTCCTCGAATAATAAACACAGAAAATTCTTCGTTTGCTCGAGTTTTCCTATATCCTTTGAAATTGTGGGCGCCTCTGGAAATGTTGAATGGAGGTAGTTGTTGTGACGGCCGTCGGCAGCTGGCAAGAACTGTCACTTGTTTCTACAAGTAGCAGGTTAGAGACCATCAAAATAGGACTGACAGTGCCCATAGCTCGCAGATCCTAGACTGAGTCTTTGGTTATAGCAACCAAAAGTCTTATTTCTAAAGGGAGATAGTGAAAGAAAAGATCAGCTTGATGCTCCTGTCTGATATTTGACCGACGAAGGAACTTACTGGCTCCCGTCACAAAGGGCTCTTCCGATGATTTTGATCTAGAAGACTATGCTGACACTCGTGATTTCTGCTCAAGGCCTACAAGGCACAAGGGATGTTGCTCCTGTACGGTTATCTTCGAGGCAGTTCCTAAAATGTGAAGACAGCAGCGTAAGCACCAGAGAAATAACAGATATctgtcaaggagaagagaaagatgaCAATGAGTATGAAGAAGGGagaaaataagaagaaggagaagacatCCCCCTCTCTTGTATGCGACTTTCTGTTCGGGCATGCCGATAAAGTCACTAACTTCGTTCCCAACATTAGCGATCAATCTTGTCGTTGTATTCAGGCGTTTTCAAGCTGGTAAACGACAGTGCCCTTATttcccctcttctctttccttaGCTTTATCAAGCAAACATGCCAAAGTCTCTCATGCCACTCTTCGTTGCCGCTGATAGACCATTGACATGACATATGGCAGCAAACACACTGGACATCCACGAGTTGCTTCAACGCTACTTAAATGAGACAGAGAAATCTCTTTTCCAACCAAATCTTACACTGATATACATATTTAATTCAATTTTGTCTAAATGCGAGCTAAACCGGGAGCCTTTATCCTTTCTTCCTAGGCTCCAGCACCCAAAGCTCGTTCTCCATCTAATCCACACGGAGAACACGGGCACCTCGCTTTTGAaccgccttcttcttcttctgcccaCGGCTAAAGGCACCCGCTTCAAAATGATCACGGCCAACGTTGTCAAGATCCTTGACCTTGTAAATACGGATGAGCCAATTCTCACTGGTGAAGGCTTCCTCCAATACATCGAGTGTGGGGCTTGTATCGGGCATTTTAACACCCCGGACTCGATCAACGATCTTTCCAGGGGAGTTCgtcttgttgaagttgtGGTAAGACATCTTGTACCTGAAAGCAGCCTGTTAGCGTGGTGACCAATCGCTGTGCAGAAGTTTACTTACATCAAGCTGTTCTTCATGGTCTCGGTAGCACCGGCATCAACTCTGTATTCGCCGCGTTCAGTGAAGAAGTTGCGCTCTTTAACCTCATCGGGCCAGATGCCCTCCGCAATGCGAACCATCCAGAGGAacttgttgatatcatctccGGAGTAGCCAAGAACGCCACCAAAGACGACGAGGACATAGTCAACCTCGTGCTGGCGCATGATGGGATAGCTGACCTCTTCACGAGAACTCATGGCCTTGCCAACAGTAGCGATGTGAGTGTTGTTCCAGGTGTTGTTGTCAACAAGCGTTGGTCGGTCAGCCATACCGCCAATCTGATAACCATAGTCCCACCATGACATGATCTTGGCGTCTTTGCCGGTGTTCTGTCGGAGCCACTGATAGGCCTCCCGATAGTCATCAATGATGACCGGGCTGCCATCCATGCGTCGGCTGGACAGGACAACAGAGGGTGCTGAGTAGGCGTTGGAGGTGACCCATGTGCAGTGAGTAACAAACATGACCAGGTAGATGACCATGCCGGCAACAACCGTAATCTTGGACAAGGTAGTGTAAATACCGACGTCGGGCTTTGCGGTCGCTCGGAGGGCACCCTTGGCCTTTTTGGAtccatcaacagcctctccTTGTGCAGCCTGGGTGGGCTCAGGCTGATTGACCCGCAGATAGGTGTCGAGGAGCTGAGAGGCAGCCATGGCAGCGGCAACACACACAACAGGTGTCAGTGTGAGCATCAGACGGACCATAACACCAGCAAAGTAGCTTGCAAACAGAGCATAGACAACAATGAATACATGCTCATCCGCGAGGTTCTGGAAACACATATAAACACCGGCAGGGAAGAGCCAGATGAGGAAGTTAAGATCAAAGAAAAATGAGGGCCATGCGGTAGGCTGATGCTCAGAGACTGAAGCAATGATGGGAATGTGAATCTTGGCATAGCCGGTGTCGAATAATGAATAGAATCGACCGCCCCAGGGCGCGATGTATCCAAATGAGGTCAAAAGAATGAGGCCAGCGAGACCGACGAAGAAAGTCGCGACACCAGCAGCAACTACGATGGTTGTGATTTGTCGTCCAGGGATAACAGACTTGACGTAAACAATGAATGCAATCACCTGAAGGAGGCCAAAAACACCTACACGATAATGTTAGTATCATGGGTCACATTGAATGTTTGTGTATACACACCAAGCGCGGGCATGTGCTCATTGGTCTTGACACAAAGGAAGCCGACGAAAGGCACCTGGAAACTAGCCATGGTACCAATAGCGTACCACGTCGTGTAGCTGACATAGAGGCGATCGCTGTATCGACCCATGCAGATGAGAACGAAGGCATGGACGGGCAGTAGACATGTAATGAAAGCATATCCACCCCACGACGCAACCATGTAGGCGTACGATAGCGCGCAAAGGGCACCCCACAGCATTGAGCCCAGCTTCAAAGCCTTGACCCAGAGGTAGAATgtgagaacaagaaggaaaaTGGCGATGGCCTCGTTATCGTAGCTACCGGCCACGGATCGAGAGATGTAACCCGGTGCAATGCCCATGAAAACTGCGGCAAGAAGACCAGCGGATGAAGATGTAGTCATCTCATTGGTAAGTAGGTAGGCAGCATAGGCTGTCAGTCCAGAGAAGGCTGGGGCGAGAAGGACACAAATGTTTCGAATATCGACGGGAACCGTAAGGGCGCGGAGAGCGTGGTAGATGACGCCGCTTGTCACCATCAGACCAGGATAGAGGGTGCCTCCGGTAACCCGCCCAAGAGGATGCCATGTCCTGTCATCGAACCAATCCCAAAACTTGTAAAATCCATTGGCGACGAGGTATTTTGTCGCGCGGAAGTTGAACCACGGATCGACTGTCTTAAAGGTTAGCTCGCCATGATGGAGCAATCTGTTAGTATGAGCAAGACTGACATTCGTGAATAATACTTTCGAAGCCTACGCCGGACGAGTTAGCAAAAGATTCATTCCTAGTAGAAGAGGACCCTCTGTACTCTGCAGACAGAAAAGCCAGAGCAAGAATTGAGGGCATTCACCCATCATGGGAAGAAAGCACTTACGTATCACAGAAAAAAGGCGACTGGACACAGCTGCGCCAGCGATCaagagaagaatgatgaCTCTTAGTAGAGTCCTAGTGTTTTGTCCGTTCACTCCGGCGAGGACGTCTTCGGTTTTTGCCGTCTTTACCGCCATGATGGGTTGCGATTGTCGACGATGTTTGACCCTGGAGTTGATGCAACTTGCAGAAGCCGAAACCCAAGATGATATTCAACTCCACCAGAAGGACAGCTTGGAGCTTTACTACTGAGACGGGGGAGCTACAGGAGGTAAATGTGGGACCCACCCCGAGGTACGTATCCTTTACGCGGCCGTGCATCCACTCAAAACTTAGCTCATTCATCAGGTTATGGCCGTGAGGTGCTGAGCCACAGTTTATCCGGCGATGCTCTGGCGTatcaagaagacgatgatgatcagGTCATTCTACGTCAATTTCGATGAATTGACCAGGATAGCATGCAATATAGGTGAACGGCTTGCCAAATATCGTCTACATGTCACTTCACTGATCACAGAAACTGCCTCAAGGATCAGAATCGCTTATCGTCGTCAACTTGCTTTTTGCTGTAAAACTAAACATACATCCATCCGTACCTGATACACATCATCATATAAGCCCGCAGAGATAAACTTACTTGCTTTCCCGCTCAAAGTCTCCCATTACATGCCCAAGTGTTACAAGCCCTAGCCAAAACCATTGacgtttttttttttgtcgTCTAAAGTAGATATATTGTACACCTGTACACAGAGTTAAACAGGGACCTAAGGAAACATCTATGCAGGGCCGCCATGTATATCCTCAATCATACACCGAGTCTGGTTCGAGGCTCGGATTATGCCTCGGCAGGACCTGTTTCCCTACGGTTGGTCAACCTTTTCGCCGAAACCTCCCATTGTTTCcatcctctcccttctcataTCTTGCGTTGCGTTTCCCCGCGCCGGTATTACATATTTAAGGGCTCTCCTTCTGCACCTTCAACAGCAGCTTCTCGAGATCAAACTTGGGGTCTGAGGGGTCAGTGATAACTGCATGCATGATTAGTTTGAGGTCTCGACAGGTTGTGTGTCTCGCATGTGCAATATGCCGCGGCCAATTGCTAGGAGTGCTTTTAGAGCGAAACTGGGTCTGACGTACCAGAGTCGCCAGATGTTGGGTTGTTCTTCTTAGCAAACTCGGCCTTGGCTTGCTGGATAagtttctccttcttctcgtacTCGTGCTGCGCATGCTCGGCCTTTTGCGAGGCAGTAATCGCTCGCTGGTGGGTGAAACCGTAAAAGATACCCAGGCCAAGGGCGGACCACCGCAAAACCTATAAATGACTCAATTAGTCCTCGGGTCCATGAACTATCCAATTCTGCCGCTCGAATGATCGCATTCCCTGACGTAGTCGAGTGCTCGGGGTTGGGACACGGTCGAGCGGCCGAATCGGGGAGGATAACACGCACGTTCACTCCGGTCGAAGCCATTGGGAATTAGAGTCGCAAAAAAGGGCGAACGGGACGAAGAGCGAAAGGATCGGTATTGACGATAGTCGGCGGTCGACAATGGCTTGTCAATGGACCCAGTCGGAGTGGCTCGAGGGGATTAGATGCGTCGGCTTGAGGTGAAGAATTGAAAAGTCGTCGGGAAAAGTCGCAGTTTTTCCATTCGCTGCCAAAGAGAGCCAACCGCTGGCGGCTGGGAGCTCGGACAAGCTGGAGCCAGTAGCCAGTGAGCCGGCCAATGTGATCACGTGCTCGACCTCATCTCCCAGATCAATTCACTGTGGAGTTGAGCAGCGATACGTACCGCCTTCAATTCCACTTAGCATTCTTCAGATTTCAGGCTTGTGCAGGGGGTTTATGGGGGTTGCAAGTGCCTGAGTCGCTCGCGCATGGATGGATTCAATTGGACCCCATCACAAGCTCATACCTTGCAGCATTTCATAACTTGATCACTACAAACAAACAACGAAGAACTTACATACAGCCACCACATTTTGTCGTGAAGGACGACTTTTCATTTCTTGCGTTTTTCTCGTTGTTGGTTTGCTTTGCGAGACTTTATTTATCATCATTCATCGTGTTGTCGATTCATACCCTCCCAAACCCAGTATCATAGCTCTCAACATATTGTTCAGTCTCGCAATGCGACTGTGGAACGTCCACAATGCAACAGCGTCGAGATGAAATCCTAGCGAAAAAGGCGAAGCTTGCTGAGCTCAAGCGCCAGAGAGAGCTTCGGGCAAGCCAAGCAACAGCAAGTCGCTCCAACATAGGAACCTCTAGCGACGTTGGTCCCCTGATACCCTACCGCCTTTAAGCCCATCGTTGACGTTTCTCAACCATAGTTGATATCGCCAACTCCTGGAAGAGCAGATAACCGCCGCGAGATCGAAACTCTGATAAACAGTCTCGTCGGTGATAGTAGGCCCGGCTCGACTGTCACGGGAGGACCTGGCTCTCCCGCTCCTCGTGGTAGCCGTCCAAACAGTGTCCTCAGCGCCGGcgaattcagcaacgaaCCCTCCGAAGTCACGACCACTAGTCACGTTCAAGTTCCCGCGCAACCGCCACCTAGTCTTAGCACTGCTCCCCTCCTGACCGTTTTCGAATGCCCGCCGTCTCCGGTAAAGGAGGTCTTCTCATACAGCAAAGGTGTCCAGACAACAGAAGAATGGACAACACCTACCAGAACCAGGGCTCAGTCTCTCATATCTGAAGCCGAAGATGTTCCCGCCGTAACTTCAACGCCCAGCAA contains these protein-coding regions:
- a CDS encoding dolichyl-diphosphooligosaccharide-protein glycosyltransferase — protein: MAVKTAKTEDVLAGVNGQNTRTLLRVIILLLIAGAAVSSRLFSVIRFESIIHEFDPWFNFRATKYLVANGFYKFWDWFDDRTWHPLGRVTGGTLYPGLMVTSGVIYHALRALTVPVDIRNICVLLAPAFSGLTAYAAYLLTNEMTTSSSAGLLAAVFMGIAPGYISRSVAGSYDNEAIAIFLLVLTFYLWVKALKLGSMLWGALCALSYAYMVASWGGYAFITCLLPVHAFVLICMGRYSDRLYVSYTTWYAIGTMASFQVPFVGFLCVKTNEHMPALGVFGLLQVIAFIVYVKSVIPGRQITTIVVAAGVATFFVGLAGLILLTSFGYIAPWGGRFYSLFDTGYAKIHIPIIASVSEHQPTAWPSFFFDLNFLIWLFPAGVYMCFQNLADEHVFIVVYALFASYFAGVMVRLMLTLTPVVCVAAAMAASQLLDTYLRVNQPEPTQAAQGEAVDGSKKAKGALRATAKPDVGIYTTLSKITVVAGMVIYLVMFVTHCTWVTSNAYSAPSVVLSSRRMDGSPVIIDDYREAYQWLRQNTGKDAKIMSWWDYGYQIGGMADRPTLVDNNTWNNTHIATVGKAMSSREEVSYPIMRQHEVDYVLVVFGGVLGYSGDDINKFLWMVRIAEGIWPDEVKERNFFTERGEYRVDAGATETMKNSLMYKMSYHNFNKTNSPGKIVDRVRGVKMPDTSPTLDVLEEAFTSENWLIRIYKVKDLDNVGRDHFEAGAFSRGQKKKKAVQKRGARVLRVD